From one Anopheles bellator chromosome 1, idAnoBellAS_SP24_06.2, whole genome shotgun sequence genomic stretch:
- the LOC131214917 gene encoding CCAAT/enhancer-binding protein: MESPQMYDTNQIPVRSDIKKLTMAANNSANGTNGTANGASPTSANGANNNNNNNSPTAINQNTLALKQQQQHGPAQQQQQVQQQPQQVVQQQVQQQVQQQLQQTQQQQQQQQQQQQQLGLGPHQTNGTNGLLSGGNLLSKQMLQQIQYSQSELDELTSQEISLDLQHLIDDQFRDPEALGIFTEMVTVGSTNGTMSNPLVQTAAAKALQLQQARLSQHTNGSNSYQRSLAYMPQPVHTGAAYGSTSSDENSSVGSSADSANIKEEPLDPNEYRRQLLANGAAGAASAGAQFMGTVNGYQLPGGAGSGTANGAGPGGVVVNGGGPLGGAGGGTTPSYVTNGNGNSFSNSLTPATVLHHQALPHLSGAASQHLANLTKHSKLMPHVGRKTQQKVVDKGTDEYRRRRERNNIAVRKSREKAKVRSREVEEKVKALLKEKDVLIRKIEEKNNEITLYKQLYMHLMNHSNPEINQICRSALNLSNMSDHM; this comes from the coding sequence ATGGAATCGCCGCAAATGTACGATACGAATCAAATCCCAGTGCGCAGTGATATCAAGAAGCTAACGATGGCCGCCAACAACAGTGCGAACGGTACGAACGGTACGGCCAACGGGGCGTCACCGACCAGCGCCAACGgggcgaacaacaacaacaacaacaactcgccGACGGCGATTAATCAGAACACGCTGGCactgaagcagcagcagcagcatgggccagcccaacagcaacagcaggtcCAGCAACAGCCCCAGCAAgtcgtgcagcagcaggttcaGCAGCAGGTCCAACAGCAGCTACAACagactcagcagcagcagcagcagcagcaacagcaacagcagcaacttgGGCTGGGACCGCACCAGACCAACGGAACGAATGGGTTGCTGTCGGGCGGGAATCTGCTGTCGAAGCAGATGCTCCAGCAGATCCAGTACTCGCAGAGCGAACTGGATGAGCTGACGTCACAGGAGATCTCGCTCGATCTGCAGCACCTGATCGACGACCAGTTCCGCGACCCGGAAGCGCTCGGCATCTTCACCGAGATGGTGACGGTCGGCAGCACGAACGGGACGATGTCGAACCCGCTCGTCCAGACGGCGGCCGCCAAGGCGCTCCAGCTGCAGCAGGCCCGCCTGTCGCAGCACACCAACGGTTCCAACAGCTACCAGCGATCTCTGGCGTACATGCCGCAGCCCGTCCACACCGGTGCCGCCTACGGGAGCACTTCGAGCGACGAGAACAGTTCGGTCGGGTCGTCGGCCGACTCGGCCAACATCAAGGAGGAACCGCTCGACCCCAACGAGTACCGCCGgcagctgctggccaacgGGGCCGCCGGTGCAGCTTCCGCCGGGGCCCAGTTTATGGGCACCGTCAACGGTTACCAGCTGCCGGGCGGAGCGGGTTCCGGCACCGCGAACGGTGCAGGTCCTGGCGGAGTGGTGGTGAACGGTGGTGGACCGCTGGGTGGGGCGGGTGGCGGGACGACACCCAGCTACGTCACCAATGGGAACGGGAACAGCTTCTCGAACAGCCTGACGCCCGCCACGGTCCTGCACCACCAGGCGCTCCCGCATCTGAGCGGGGCGGCCTCCCAGCACCTGGCGAACCTCACCAAACACAGCAAGCTGATGCCGCACGTCGGGCGCAAGACGCAGCAGAAGGTGGTGGACAAGGGCACGGACGagtaccggcggcggcgcgagCGGAACAACATCGCGGTGCGGAAGTCGCGCGAAAAGGCGAAGGTGCGGTCGCGCGAGGTCGAGGAGAAGGTGAAGGCGCTGCTGAAGGAGAAGGACGTGCTGATCCGGAAGATCGAGGAGAAGAACAACGAGATCACGCTGTACAAGCAGCTCTACATGCACCTGATGAACCACAGCAACCCGGAGATCAACCAGATCTGCCGCAGCGCCCTGAACCTGTCCAACATGAGCGACCACATGTGA